Proteins from a single region of Candidatus Parvarchaeota archaeon:
- a CDS encoding 50S ribosomal protein L44e produces MEFPKEVNTYCPHCKKHTAHKARLAAKGRARSMAIGNRKHERKLKGHGGKRAGEKTVKKQGKRQKVVLECVVCKKKVERTIGTRTKKKLETSSS; encoded by the coding sequence ATGGAATTTCCAAAGGAAGTGAATACGTATTGCCCCCACTGCAAAAAGCACACTGCCCACAAGGCCAGGCTTGCTGCAAAAGGCAGGGCGAGGTCGATGGCCATAGGGAACAGGAAGCACGAGCGAAAGCTCAAGGGCCACGGCGGAAAGCGCGCTGGGGAAAAAACGGTCAAAAAGCAGGGCAAGCGCCAGAAAGTCGTGCTTGAGTGCGTTGTTTGCAAAAAGAAGGTTGAAAGAACAATAGGCACAAGGACAAAAAAGAAGCTTGAGACAAGTAGCTCCTGA